One Phaseolus vulgaris cultivar G19833 chromosome 2, P. vulgaris v2.0, whole genome shotgun sequence DNA window includes the following coding sequences:
- the LOC137812502 gene encoding ultraviolet-B receptor UVR8-like isoform X4 yields the protein MQMEDEGTSEVVAPPRRVLLVSAGASHSVALLSGNVVCSWGQGEDGQLGHGDTDDRLLPTKLSALDDQDIISVTCGADHTMARSESGRTVYSWGWGDFGRLGHGDHNDMLIPHPIRALEGLMIQQVACGDSHCLSVTMDKLVLSWGHNKNGELGLGTTEDSLLPQKIQKFEGIPVKMVAAGAEHSVAVTEDGNLYGWGWGRYGNLGLGDRNDRLLPQKVTIDDYKITLVACGWRHTICVSSSGGLYSYGWGKYGQLGHGDFEDHLVPRKVETLIDKFISQVSGGWRHSMALTSSGQLFGWGWNKFGQIGVGNNLDCWSPMQVNFPYDQKVHQVSCGWRHTIAVTESGNVYSWGRGANGQLGNGEIKDRNVPTIIEAFSVDGSSGQYIETSKPCPSSDRYAIVPHETASGSGRGDDGYETSVPESDVMI from the exons ATGCAGATGGAAGATGAAGGGACGAGTGAAGTGGTTGCTCCACCTCGTCGTGTTCTTCTTGTATCGGCTGGTGCCAGCCACAGTGTAGCACTTCTGA GTGGAAATGTTGTTTGCTCGTGGGGACAAGGAGAAGATGGACAGTTAGGCCATGGTGACACCGACGATCGACTATTACCAACAAAACTGAGTGCATTGGATGATCAAGATATAATAAGTGTTACTTGTGGAGCTGATCATACTATGGCACGTTCTGAGTCTGGCAGAACTGTATATAGTTGGGGATG GGGTGACTTTGGTAGGTTGGGTCATGGTGATCATAATGACATGCTCATTCCTCATCCCATTAGAGCATTAGAAGGTCTAATGATACAACAAGTTGCTTGTGGGGACAGTCATTGTTTGTCAGTTACCATGGACAAGTTGGTGCTGAG TTGGGGGCATAATAAAAATGGTGAACTTGGACTTGGTACCACAGAGGACTCTCTTCTGccacaaaaaattcaaaaatttgaG GGAATACCTGTCAAAATGGTTGCTGCTGGTGCTGAACATAGTGTAGCAGTCACTGAAGACGGGAATTTGTATGGATGGGGTTGGGGCCGTTATGGAAACTTGGGCTTGGGAGACAGAAATGATCGTTTGCTCCCTCAGAAAGTGACTATTGAT GATTACAAAATAACACTGGTTGCTTGTGGCTGGCGGCATACAATATGTGTTTCATCTTCTGGTGGATTATACTCATATGGATGGGGAAAATATGGTCAGCTAGGACATGGGGATTTTGAGGATCATCTTGTACCTCGCAAGGTTGAAACCTTGATTGATAAGTTCATTTCGCAG GTATCAGGTGGGTGGAGGCATAGTATGGCACTCACGTCTAGTGGACAACTTTTTGGCTGGGGATGGAATAAG TTCGGACAGATTGGAGTTGGTAACAATTTAGATTGTTGGTCTCCTATGCAAGTGAACTTTCCCTATGATCAG AAAGTACATCAGGTTTCATGTGGGTGGAGACATACGATTGCTGTTACTGAAAGTGGAAATGTATATTCATGGGGAAGAGGAGCAAATGGACAACTTGGGAATGGAGAAATCAAAGACAG GAATGTTCCAACTATTATTGAGGCCTTCAGTGTTGATGGATCTTCTGGGCAGTACATAGAAACCTCAAAACCTTGTCCATCATCAG ACAGATATGCAATTGTGCCACATGAAACT GCCTCAGGTTCAGGAAGGGGAGATGATGGATATGAAACTAGTGTTCCTGAAAGTGATGTCATGATCTGA
- the LOC137812502 gene encoding ultraviolet-B receptor UVR8-like isoform X2, translating into MQMEDEGTSEVVAPPRRVLLVSAGASHSVALLSGNVVCSWGQGEDGQLGHGDTDDRLLPTKLSALDDQDIISVTCGADHTMARSESGRTVYSWGWGDFGRLGHGDHNDMLIPHPIRALEGLMIQQVACGDSHCLSVTMDKLVLSWGHNKNGELGLGTTEDSLLPQKIQKFEGIPVKMVAAGAEHSVAVTEDGNLYGWGWGRYGNLGLGDRNDRLLPQKVTIDDYKITLVACGWRHTICVSSSGGLYSYGWGKYGQLGHGDFEDHLVPRKVETLIDKFISQVSGGWRHSMALTSSGQLFGWGWNKFGQIGVGNNLDCWSPMQVNFPYDQKVHQVSCGWRHTIAVTESGNVYSWGRGANGQLGNGEIKDRNVPTIIEAFSVDGSSGQYIETSKPCPSSGKSSSSISDRYAIVPHETASGSGRGDDGYETSVPESDVMI; encoded by the exons ATGCAGATGGAAGATGAAGGGACGAGTGAAGTGGTTGCTCCACCTCGTCGTGTTCTTCTTGTATCGGCTGGTGCCAGCCACAGTGTAGCACTTCTGA GTGGAAATGTTGTTTGCTCGTGGGGACAAGGAGAAGATGGACAGTTAGGCCATGGTGACACCGACGATCGACTATTACCAACAAAACTGAGTGCATTGGATGATCAAGATATAATAAGTGTTACTTGTGGAGCTGATCATACTATGGCACGTTCTGAGTCTGGCAGAACTGTATATAGTTGGGGATG GGGTGACTTTGGTAGGTTGGGTCATGGTGATCATAATGACATGCTCATTCCTCATCCCATTAGAGCATTAGAAGGTCTAATGATACAACAAGTTGCTTGTGGGGACAGTCATTGTTTGTCAGTTACCATGGACAAGTTGGTGCTGAG TTGGGGGCATAATAAAAATGGTGAACTTGGACTTGGTACCACAGAGGACTCTCTTCTGccacaaaaaattcaaaaatttgaG GGAATACCTGTCAAAATGGTTGCTGCTGGTGCTGAACATAGTGTAGCAGTCACTGAAGACGGGAATTTGTATGGATGGGGTTGGGGCCGTTATGGAAACTTGGGCTTGGGAGACAGAAATGATCGTTTGCTCCCTCAGAAAGTGACTATTGAT GATTACAAAATAACACTGGTTGCTTGTGGCTGGCGGCATACAATATGTGTTTCATCTTCTGGTGGATTATACTCATATGGATGGGGAAAATATGGTCAGCTAGGACATGGGGATTTTGAGGATCATCTTGTACCTCGCAAGGTTGAAACCTTGATTGATAAGTTCATTTCGCAG GTATCAGGTGGGTGGAGGCATAGTATGGCACTCACGTCTAGTGGACAACTTTTTGGCTGGGGATGGAATAAG TTCGGACAGATTGGAGTTGGTAACAATTTAGATTGTTGGTCTCCTATGCAAGTGAACTTTCCCTATGATCAG AAAGTACATCAGGTTTCATGTGGGTGGAGACATACGATTGCTGTTACTGAAAGTGGAAATGTATATTCATGGGGAAGAGGAGCAAATGGACAACTTGGGAATGGAGAAATCAAAGACAG GAATGTTCCAACTATTATTGAGGCCTTCAGTGTTGATGGATCTTCTGGGCAGTACATAGAAACCTCAAAACCTTGTCCATCATCAG ggaAATCCTCCTCCTCCATATCAGACAGATATGCAATTGTGCCACATGAAACT GCCTCAGGTTCAGGAAGGGGAGATGATGGATATGAAACTAGTGTTCCTGAAAGTGATGTCATGATCTGA
- the LOC137812502 gene encoding ultraviolet-B receptor UVR8-like isoform X3 → MQMEDEGTSEVVAPPRRVLLVSAGASHSVALLSGNVVCSWGQGEDGQLGHGDTDDRLLPTKLSALDDQDIISVTCGADHTMARSESGRTVYSWGWGDFGRLGHGDHNDMLIPHPIRALEGLMIQQVACGDSHCLSVTMDKLVLSWGHNKNGELGLGTTEDSLLPQKIQKFEGIPVKMVAAGAEHSVAVTEDGNLYGWGWGRYGNLGLGDRNDRLLPQKVTIDDYKITLVACGWRHTICVSSSGGLYSYGWGKYGQLGHGDFEDHLVPRKVETLIDKFISQVSGGWRHSMALTSSGQLFGWGWNKFGQIGVGNNLDCWSPMQVNFPYDQKVHQVSCGWRHTIAVTESGNVYSWGRGANGQLGNGEIKDRNVPTIIEAFSVDGSSGQYIETSKPCPSSDRYAIVPHETNMIWQASGSGRGDDGYETSVPESDVMI, encoded by the exons ATGCAGATGGAAGATGAAGGGACGAGTGAAGTGGTTGCTCCACCTCGTCGTGTTCTTCTTGTATCGGCTGGTGCCAGCCACAGTGTAGCACTTCTGA GTGGAAATGTTGTTTGCTCGTGGGGACAAGGAGAAGATGGACAGTTAGGCCATGGTGACACCGACGATCGACTATTACCAACAAAACTGAGTGCATTGGATGATCAAGATATAATAAGTGTTACTTGTGGAGCTGATCATACTATGGCACGTTCTGAGTCTGGCAGAACTGTATATAGTTGGGGATG GGGTGACTTTGGTAGGTTGGGTCATGGTGATCATAATGACATGCTCATTCCTCATCCCATTAGAGCATTAGAAGGTCTAATGATACAACAAGTTGCTTGTGGGGACAGTCATTGTTTGTCAGTTACCATGGACAAGTTGGTGCTGAG TTGGGGGCATAATAAAAATGGTGAACTTGGACTTGGTACCACAGAGGACTCTCTTCTGccacaaaaaattcaaaaatttgaG GGAATACCTGTCAAAATGGTTGCTGCTGGTGCTGAACATAGTGTAGCAGTCACTGAAGACGGGAATTTGTATGGATGGGGTTGGGGCCGTTATGGAAACTTGGGCTTGGGAGACAGAAATGATCGTTTGCTCCCTCAGAAAGTGACTATTGAT GATTACAAAATAACACTGGTTGCTTGTGGCTGGCGGCATACAATATGTGTTTCATCTTCTGGTGGATTATACTCATATGGATGGGGAAAATATGGTCAGCTAGGACATGGGGATTTTGAGGATCATCTTGTACCTCGCAAGGTTGAAACCTTGATTGATAAGTTCATTTCGCAG GTATCAGGTGGGTGGAGGCATAGTATGGCACTCACGTCTAGTGGACAACTTTTTGGCTGGGGATGGAATAAG TTCGGACAGATTGGAGTTGGTAACAATTTAGATTGTTGGTCTCCTATGCAAGTGAACTTTCCCTATGATCAG AAAGTACATCAGGTTTCATGTGGGTGGAGACATACGATTGCTGTTACTGAAAGTGGAAATGTATATTCATGGGGAAGAGGAGCAAATGGACAACTTGGGAATGGAGAAATCAAAGACAG GAATGTTCCAACTATTATTGAGGCCTTCAGTGTTGATGGATCTTCTGGGCAGTACATAGAAACCTCAAAACCTTGTCCATCATCAG ACAGATATGCAATTGTGCCACATGAAACT AATATGATTTGGCAGGCCTCAGGTTCAGGAAGGGGAGATGATGGATATGAAACTAGTGTTCCTGAAAGTGATGTCATGATCTGA
- the LOC137812502 gene encoding ultraviolet-B receptor UVR8-like isoform X1, which yields MQMEDEGTSEVVAPPRRVLLVSAGASHSVALLSGNVVCSWGQGEDGQLGHGDTDDRLLPTKLSALDDQDIISVTCGADHTMARSESGRTVYSWGWGDFGRLGHGDHNDMLIPHPIRALEGLMIQQVACGDSHCLSVTMDKLVLSWGHNKNGELGLGTTEDSLLPQKIQKFEGIPVKMVAAGAEHSVAVTEDGNLYGWGWGRYGNLGLGDRNDRLLPQKVTIDDYKITLVACGWRHTICVSSSGGLYSYGWGKYGQLGHGDFEDHLVPRKVETLIDKFISQVSGGWRHSMALTSSGQLFGWGWNKFGQIGVGNNLDCWSPMQVNFPYDQKVHQVSCGWRHTIAVTESGNVYSWGRGANGQLGNGEIKDRNVPTIIEAFSVDGSSGQYIETSKPCPSSGKSSSSISDRYAIVPHETNMIWQASGSGRGDDGYETSVPESDVMI from the exons ATGCAGATGGAAGATGAAGGGACGAGTGAAGTGGTTGCTCCACCTCGTCGTGTTCTTCTTGTATCGGCTGGTGCCAGCCACAGTGTAGCACTTCTGA GTGGAAATGTTGTTTGCTCGTGGGGACAAGGAGAAGATGGACAGTTAGGCCATGGTGACACCGACGATCGACTATTACCAACAAAACTGAGTGCATTGGATGATCAAGATATAATAAGTGTTACTTGTGGAGCTGATCATACTATGGCACGTTCTGAGTCTGGCAGAACTGTATATAGTTGGGGATG GGGTGACTTTGGTAGGTTGGGTCATGGTGATCATAATGACATGCTCATTCCTCATCCCATTAGAGCATTAGAAGGTCTAATGATACAACAAGTTGCTTGTGGGGACAGTCATTGTTTGTCAGTTACCATGGACAAGTTGGTGCTGAG TTGGGGGCATAATAAAAATGGTGAACTTGGACTTGGTACCACAGAGGACTCTCTTCTGccacaaaaaattcaaaaatttgaG GGAATACCTGTCAAAATGGTTGCTGCTGGTGCTGAACATAGTGTAGCAGTCACTGAAGACGGGAATTTGTATGGATGGGGTTGGGGCCGTTATGGAAACTTGGGCTTGGGAGACAGAAATGATCGTTTGCTCCCTCAGAAAGTGACTATTGAT GATTACAAAATAACACTGGTTGCTTGTGGCTGGCGGCATACAATATGTGTTTCATCTTCTGGTGGATTATACTCATATGGATGGGGAAAATATGGTCAGCTAGGACATGGGGATTTTGAGGATCATCTTGTACCTCGCAAGGTTGAAACCTTGATTGATAAGTTCATTTCGCAG GTATCAGGTGGGTGGAGGCATAGTATGGCACTCACGTCTAGTGGACAACTTTTTGGCTGGGGATGGAATAAG TTCGGACAGATTGGAGTTGGTAACAATTTAGATTGTTGGTCTCCTATGCAAGTGAACTTTCCCTATGATCAG AAAGTACATCAGGTTTCATGTGGGTGGAGACATACGATTGCTGTTACTGAAAGTGGAAATGTATATTCATGGGGAAGAGGAGCAAATGGACAACTTGGGAATGGAGAAATCAAAGACAG GAATGTTCCAACTATTATTGAGGCCTTCAGTGTTGATGGATCTTCTGGGCAGTACATAGAAACCTCAAAACCTTGTCCATCATCAG ggaAATCCTCCTCCTCCATATCAGACAGATATGCAATTGTGCCACATGAAACT AATATGATTTGGCAGGCCTCAGGTTCAGGAAGGGGAGATGATGGATATGAAACTAGTGTTCCTGAAAGTGATGTCATGATCTGA
- the LOC137812503 gene encoding auxilin-related protein 2-like, producing the protein MNDFDGLFTSDFGLKPQGKSAPMAPPSKGSSNADPLNFDFGSSRSASTFDDLLAGAGSDTRRADSPFDLDSMYGGPPARSTSSPPPVYDKPVYDDDIFDGVPGMKTTSKVRFDDVFATTESGGSAAAFDDIFGGFGKEPKSSGGKRSEKDAKGASDFDDLLAGFGHSRAPSSGRHTPDTTFSSEPTASASKTTSTMAEDPFKVFESASAPGDSSTGHFMDPLEEINKFSSSGSTKNDSSSTPNGIVHEDIDPFDGLGKSVPAFSSERNSMKGSSSPSWTGDKEPVDKISGRSPERDTKSKTPVENDREFPQAPFHMPTYSSDSDKPVGKRSTSPPYNNVDFRQANIQEDMSPKYEDKLEPSEDIWLTVSEIPLFTQPTTAPPPSRPPPPRPVHIPKSGSTSSVSANARKKDNDFSSFPSSTRFSQGPKSAPAAGRVPTSPQFDELDDFAMGRSRGNDNEGGNGLPDEELEMNSAAAAMKEAMDRAEAKFRHAKEVREREYSKAARSKEAVQMERDERTVLEEREKQERLDRERQQKERDEKEQRRVMKEREEKEREQQRLEREKARQAVERATREARERAAADARQRAERAAVDKANAEARGRAERAAVQRAQAEARERAAAWAKEKAEKAAAEAKEREAQERATSARAEAEARVKTERASVERAAAEARERAAAAARMSQQKNENDLESFFGMGRASSAPRPPRANSSDSVFESQFQSDATRKSTSTSTSMKKASSSTNIVDDLSSIFGAAPSSGEFQDVEGESEDRRRARLERHQRTQERAAKALAEKNQRDMQTQREQAERNRLGETLDFEIKRWAAGKEANLRALLSTLQYVLWPECGWQPVSLTDLITAAAVKKAYRKATLCIHPDKVQQKGANLQQKYVAEKVFDLLKEAWNKFNSEELF; encoded by the exons ATGAACGATTTCGATGGTCTCTTCACCTCCGATTTTGGCCTCAAACCTCAGGGCAAATCCGCGCCAATGGCTCCTCCCTCCAAGGGATCTTCCAACGCTGACCCTCTCAACTTCGATTTCGGATCATCGCGATCCGCCTCCACCTTCGACGATCTCCTCGCCGGAGCCGGATCCGACACTCGCCGCGCCGATTCCCCCTTCGATTTGGACTCCATGTACGGCGGACCTCCCGCCCGGTCTACCAGCTCGCCGCCGCCGGTCTACGACAAGCCTGTCTATGACGACGACATTTTCGACGGCGTGCCGGGGATGAAGACCACCTCTAAGGTTAGATTCGATGATGTTTTCGCCACCACAGAGAGCGGTGGCTCCGCAGCCGCGTTCGACGATATTTTTGGCGGGTTTGGGAAGGAACCGAAGAGTTCTGGTGGGAAGAGATCGGAGAAGGATGCTAAAGGTGCTTCGGATTTCGATGATTTGCTTGCTGGATTCGGACACAGTAGGGCACCATCTAGTGGAAG gCACACTCCTGATACCACTTTCTCCTCAGAACCTACTGCTAGCGCATCTAAAACAACCTCCACCATGGCAGAGGATCCTTTCAAAGTATTTGAATCAGCTTCAGCACCAGGGGATTCATCCACAGGCCACTTTATGGACCCATTGgaagaaattaataaatttagtaGTTCTGGAAGTACAAAAAATGATAGTTCTTCAACTCCAAATGGCATTGTGCATGAAGATATTGATCCATTTGATGGTCTTGGAAAATCTGTACCTGCTTTCTCATCAGAGAGAAATAGCATGAAGGGTAGCAGTTCCCCAAGTTGGACTGGAGATAAAGAACCAGTTGACAAGATATCTGGGAGGAGTCCTGAGAGAGACACAAAAAGCAAGACTCCTGTTGAAAATGACAGGGAATTTCCACAGGCCCCATTTCATATGCCTACCTATTCTTCTGATTCTGATAAACCAGTTGGCAAAAGGTCTACTTCCCCTCCATATAATAATGTTGATTTTAGACAAGCCAATATTCAGGAAGATATGTCTCCGAAGTATGAAGATAAATTGGAACCAAGTGAAGATATATGGCTGACAGTATCAGAGATTCCTCTTTTTACACAACCAACTACTGCTCCACCACCTTCAAGACCTCCTCCTCCACGGCCAGTGCATATTCCCAAGTCAGGATCAACTTCCTCAGTGTCTGCCAATGCTAGGAAGAAGGATAatgatttttcttcttttcctagTTCCACACGATTTTCTCAGGGTCCTAAGTCTGCTCCAGCTGCTGGAAGGGTACCCACTTCACCTCAGTTTGATGAACTTGATGATTTTGCCATGGGCAGAAGTCGTGGTAATGATAATGAGGGTGGAAATGGTCTTCCTGATGAAGAATTAGAGATGAACTCTGCTGCTGCAGCTATGAAGGAGGCAATGGATAGAGCTGAAGCTAAGTTTAGGCATGCAAAGGAAGTTAGGGAGAGAGAGTATTCAAAGGCTGCTAGAAGCAAAGAAGCTGTGCAAATGGAAAGAGATGAGAGAACTGTGCTTGAGGAGAGAGAAAAACAGGAAAGGTTAGACCGGGAACGGCAGCAAAAGGAGAGGGATGAAAAGGAGCAAAGAAGAGTTATGAAAGAAAGAgaggagaaagaaagagaacaaCAACGACTGGAAAGGGAAAAGGCAAGACAAGCAGTAGAACGAGCTACTAGAGAAGCACGAGAAAGAGCGGCTGCTGATGCTCGCCAAAGAGCTGAGAGGGCTGCTGTAGATAAAGCTAATGCTGAAGCTCGAGGACGTGCTGAAAGGGCTGCAGTGCAAAGGGCACAAGCAGAAGCTCGAGAAAGGGCTGCTGCATGGGCGAAAGAAAAAGCCGAAAAGGCTGCTGCTGAGGCAAAGGAGAGGGAAGCACAAGAAAGAGCTACATCTGCAAGGGCTGAAGCCGAAGCACGAGTTAAAACAGAACGTGCCAGTGTAGAAAGGGCTGCTGCTGAGGCGCGCGAAAGGGCTGCAGCTGCTGCAAGGATGAGCCAACAAAAGAATGAAAATGATCTTGAATCCTTCTTTGGCATGGGTCGAGCTAGCAGTGCCCCAAGGCCTCCTAGGGCTAACTCTTCA GACTCTGTATTTGAATCCCAATTTCAGTCAGATGCAACAAGGAAATCTACTAGTACATCTACTAGTATGAAAAAAGCATCATCATCCACTAATATTGTTGATGATCTTTCCTCAATTTTTGGAG CTGCTCCATCATCCGGAGAGTTCCAAGATGTTGAAGGGGAAAGTGAAGACAGGCGACGAGCCAGGTTGGAGCGCCACCAGAGGACTCAGGAGCGTGCT GCAAAAGCATTGGCTGAGAAGAATCAGAGAGACATGCAAACTCAAAGAGAACAAGCTGAGAGAAAT AGGCTTGGTGAAACACTGGATTTTGAAATTAAGCGCTGGGCTGCGGGAAAAGAGGCGAATTTACGAGCTTTGCTATCCACCTTACAATAT GTACTGTGGCCTGAATGTGGTTGGCAGCCAGTTTCTTTGACTGATTTGATCACAGCTGCCGCCGTTAAAAAAGCCTACAGGAAAGCAACGTTGTGTATCCATCCTGATAAAGTTCAGCAGAAGGGTGCCAATCTACAGCAGAAATATGTTGCAGAGAAGGTGTTTGATCTACTCAAG GAAGCCTGGAATAAATTCAATTCTGAGGAGCTTTTCTAG
- the LOC137809804 gene encoding uncharacterized protein has protein sequence MSGVSLAVCGPEEQGSISFMGSLRLIELQLVAFVFVFSATGLVPLLDLAYSALISIYLILLARFAFPSHGSGPGPIFHASGLFRVYVVVGTVVGLFLPLAYVLGGFGRGDKHAVQASSPHLFLLSFQILTENVISSFSLFSPPVRAMVPLMYSARRIFVDIDWVSDAWLNQSLVRNADLKQEKAWFWFGRVLSVANLLYFSINLFGFLIPSFLPRAFMKYFQERGEVYAKVMEDQQYIINNVSHPPDNKKSH, from the coding sequence ATGTCAGGTGTTTCATTAGCGGTGTGTGGTCCAGAGGAACAGGGAAGCATCAGCTTTATGGGTTCATTGCGTTTGATAGAGCTTCAGCTAGTCGCATTCGTCTTCGTTTTCTCAGCCACTGGTCTTGTCCCTCTTCTTGACCTAGCCTATTCGGCCCTCATATCCATCTACCTAATCTTACTCGCTCGTTTCGCATTTCCCTCACACGGATCTGGGCCGGGCCCTATCTTCCATGCAAGTGGGCTTTTCCGAGTGTACGTGGTTGTGGGCACCGTGGTGGGCCTGTTCCTGCCCCTGGCCTATGTGCTTGGTGGGTTTGGGAGAGGAGACAAGCACGCGGTGCAGGCCTCGAGCCCACACCTGTTCTTGCTCTCGTTTCAGATACTAACTGAGAACGTGATAAGTAGCTTTTCACTGTTCTCACCACCCGTTAGGGCCATGGTGCCCTTAATGTACAGTGCGAGGAGGATCTTTGTGGACATTGATTGGGTATCTGATGCGTGGCTGAACCAGAGTTTGGTCAGAAATGCAGACCTTAAACAGGAGAAGGCGTGGTTTTGGTTTGGGAGGGTTTTGTCTGTGGCTAATCTGCTTTATTTCTCCATCAATCTCTTTGGCTTCTTGATACCAAGCTTCTTACCAAGGGCTTTTATGAAATACTTCCAAGAAAGAGGAGAGGTTTATGCCAAGGTAATGGAAGATCAACAATATATCATCAACAATGTATCTCATCCACCGGATAATAAGAAGTCACATTAA
- the LOC137812505 gene encoding protein ATAF2-like encodes MQGQLELPPGFRFHPTDDELVNHYLCTKCAAHSIAAPIIKEIDLYKFDPWQLPDMALYGEKEWYFFSPRDRKYPNGSRPNRAAGTGYWKATGADKPIGKPKALGIKKALVFYAGKAPKGVKTNWIMHEYRLANVDRSASKKNNNLRLDDWVLCRIYNKKGKIEKYNNSDAVVDQKPANLPEEVLFQPEMKPDIKMYGHDHFRNSQLYMNTSDSVPRLNTDSSCSEHVVSPDGTCEKEVQSEPKWNDLELGPDLVSGFDFNFMEMSANDAFAPQTQYQINQPPWLDMFSYLPKTF; translated from the exons ATGCAAGGACAACTGGAATTACCACCCGGGTTTAGATTCCACCCCACTGACGATGAACTCGTGAACCACTACTTGTGTACCAAGTGTGCTGCTCACTCCATTGCTGCTCCCATCATCAAAGAAATCGATTTGTACAAGTTTGATCCATGGCAGCTTCCAG ACATGGCTCTTTACGGTGAGAAAGAGTGGTACTTTTTCTCCCCTCGAGACCGAAAATACCCAAACGGTTCACGACCGAACCGGGCGGCCGGGACCGGGTACTGGAAGGCCACCGGAGCGGATAAACCGATTGGAAAACCGAAAGCCCTTGGAATTAAGAAAGCCCTTGTGTTCTACGCGGGGAAAGCCCCGAAAGGAGTGAAGACCAATTGGATCATGCACGAATATCGCTTGGCCAACGTCGATAGATCTGCCTCCAAGAAAAACAACAATTTGAGG CTTGATGATTGGGTGCTGTGTCGAATTTACAACAAGAAAGGGAAGATTGAGAAGTACAATAATAGCGATGCTGTGGTGGATCAGAAACCGGCGAATTTACCCGAAGAGGTTTTGTTCCAGCCCGAGATGAAGCCTGACATCAAGATGTACGGCCACGATCATTTCAGGAACAGCCAATTGTACATGAACACGTCGGATTCGGTGCCGAGGTTAAATACAGACTCTAGCTGCTCGGAGCACGTGGTTTCGCCGGACGGCACCTGCGAGAAGGAGGTGCAGAGCGAGCCCAAGTGGAACGACCTCGAGTTGGGCCCGGACCTGGTTTCGGGCTTCGATTTTAATTTCATGGAGATGTCGGCAAATGACGCTTTTGCCCCTCAAACCCAATACCAAATCAACCAGCCCCCGTGGCTCGATATGTTCTCGTACCTTCCCAAGACATTTTAA